CCCGGCAAGTAGAATGCGCACAACACGCCAAGAATCGTTGTGAAGAAAACCCGAACGAAGGCAAACTTCAGAGGCGTTCGCGTGTCTTTCAAAGAATAAAACGTTGAGGAGTAAAGTCTGCCTAAAGTGCTGGCAAGAAGACCAACCGTTGAACCCGCAAGCACCGCCCACACATAGTTCGTGCTATCGCGATCAAATACACCGGTTTGAAAAATCGCGCCGACAATCAAATCGCCAAGCACCAAAAATGCCACAACCGAAGGCACTATGAAAAAAGCAATCTGGCTCAAGCCGCCGTTCAGGCGTTTTTGCAAGTAACTGCGAATTTCTTCCTCAGTGCCCGTGGCCTGCGACATCGCCGGAAGTTCCGCCACTGAAATGCTCATGCCAAAAAGACTGACCGGCAAAAGATAAAGAGTCTGCGCATAGGCAAGAGCCGACACCGCGCCCGTCGGTAAAAGACTGGCTAACATATTGTCGATATAAGCACTGACCTGTACAACCCCGCGCGAGAAAACCACAGGAATGAAGTTCTTTACAACCGTGCGCACGCTCTGCAATTGCAAACTCAGACTTGGCCGGATCTTACGCCCCAATTTCAGTGCAAACGGAAACTGCACAAAGAATTGCAAGAAGCTGCCTGCAACCAAACCGTAAGAGGCCGTGATCGCCAAGTTGAACTGATCTTGCTGGCTCCAGCCAATGATCGAAACGATGATCGCTATATTCCAAATAACCGGCGCAACGTATGAAAGAAAGAATTTCTTGTGTGAATTCAAAATCCCCAAGCACCACGCCGACATCACCAAGAAGCCCGTGCCCGGGAAAAGAATTTGCACAATCTTGATCGTCAATTCACGCTTTTCACCGTGAAAGCCCGGAGCGATGACATCGATTAAAAATGGTGTTGCAAACACGCCAATCAGAACCAGCACCGAAGTCATCACAAACAAAAGACTGCCGATGACAGAGGCCACCTTTGCAGCGTCTTCATCGTGTTTCCGCGCTAAGAGTTGGGCGTAGACAGGAATGAAACTTGCGGAAAGAACGCCCTCACCAAAGAGGTTTTGCAAAAAGTTAGGAATTTTTAGAGCGGCTTTGAAGGCATCGCCGGCATCCGAGTTTCCGAAGTAATGGGCAAACACGCGCTCGCGCACGAGCCCTGCGATACGGCTAAAAAAGATCCCCAGTCCCACCAAGAAGGCGTGCTTTTTCATTATTCCTCGGTCTTGTCTTCGTGTTCTTCGTCAGATTCATTCAACTGCAAAAGAACGCGCTCGGCAAGCACTCTATTAAAGCCTTTCAATTGGGCAATTTCCTCTGGGTCGGCCTCTTTAAGCTCTTGCACCCCTTTAAAGTGAGTCAAAAGAGCCTTCTTGCGCTTTTCACCAAGGCCCACAACGAAATCAAGTTCGCTTTCAAGACTTGTGTTCTCGCGGAGCTTACGATGGTACGTGATCGCAAAGCGATGAGCTTCGTCACGAATCCCCACCAGAATATGCAACGCCTCCGAGTTATTACGGAAGATCACCGGATTCGAACGCCCTGGGAGGAAGAAACGCTCTTCCGTGCTTGAAACCTCTGCCGCCTGAAAATCGGACTCGGTCCGCGCCTTGGCAAGCCCCACAACCGGAATGTCCTTACGGCCAATCTCCTCAAGAATACGCATGGCCTGAGACAACTGCCCCTTACCACCGTCAACCACCAGCAAGTGCGGATCATCGTACTCGGTATGTTTAAAGCGACGGCTAAGGACCTCGTACATCGAGGCAAAGTCATTCGAACCTTCCACAGTTTTAATTTTGTAACGACGATAGTTTTCTTTGCTCGGAACACCGTCTTCGAAAACCACCTGCGAAGCCACAGTCTCAGCTCCTTGGAAGTTCGAAATATCGTAACACTCAATGCGGGTTGGGCGCACCGGAAGATTGAACTTCTCCTTGATCTCATCAAGACCGCGGATTTTTTCTTCTGATTTAGAAACGTATTTTTCAAAATGTGCTTTGGCGTTTTCATTTGCCATATCAACGAGCGCACGCCCCTTTTCGTCCGTCGCAAAACGCACGACATTGTGTTTGGCGCCCGAACGCTCCTGCAAAACAGCTTCCATCAGCTTCGTCAAATCCGAGCCGATTTCCGTAGGCAGCAAAACCTCATCAGGGATGATATTGTCTTCGTAATATTGATTCATGAAAGACACGAGCCATTCCCGCGGATCACTCGAAACATCAGCCACGTCCAAAAGTGGAATAAAATGCGAACGCGTACCGAGCACCCGGCCTTGGCGCACGTGCAGAGTTTCAATCAAGCAACCGCGATCATCACCAAAGTATCCGATCGCATCCTGATCTTTCTCAGAAGTATCGTTAATGACCGCTTGTTTTTGTAGAATAGATTTAATCGACTCAATCGAGTCACGCAGCCTCGCCGCGACTTCGAACTTCTCTTCCTCCGCTGCCTGCATCATCTTGGCCTTCATCGTTTTCACGACGCTCTTGTTTTTCCCTTTCAGGAACAACAACGCGCCTTCAACTTCCGAGCGATAATCTTCGCTTGCAATGTACTGCACACAGGGCGCGGTGCAACGACCAATCTGATGAGTCATGCACGGACGTTTACGAGACTTAAACATCGCATCCGTACAATCACGAATTTTAAAAGTCCGATTCAAAAAACGAATCGTACCAAACACGGCCCCACCACTCGTGTAGGGACCGAAATAAAGACTTCCGTCCTTCTTGACCTTGCGACTCAGGTACAAACGCGGAAAGTCCTCATTCCAAGTCATACGGATATAAGGATACGATTTGTCATCACGCAGACGGATATTGTACTTCGGGCGATGTTTTTTGATGAGCGAAGCTTCCAGCAAAAAGGCTTCGACCTCAGTCTTTGTCAGAATGTATTCAATGTGATTGATGTTCTGAACCAGCAGGCGGGTTTTCGGCGTGTGGTCCTTGCTGTCGGTAAAATAACTACGAACACGATTGCGCAGATTCTTTGCCTTGCCGACGTAAATAATCTTATCCACGGAGTTTTTCATCAGATAAACTCCGCTCTGGGTAGGATATTCTTTTACCAGCTCTTTGAGCTCGTCGAACTTCTGCGACATGTTTTAGTCTTTTTTACCTTCCTGCACATCAGCGGATTCTTTTTCCACTTCACCGCTACGCACATTCAAATCCACAATCTGCAAACGTTTGATCTCGTCGCGGATTTTTGCGGCCTCTTCGAACTCCAAATTAGCAGAGTATTCTTTCATCTTCTTACGAAGTTTTTCGATTTCTTTAGCAATCTTATCAGGCTCATTCCCGAATCGCTGGGCAATGCCCAGGATCTTCTGCTCAGGTCCGCCGACAAGGTGTGCGCCCACGGAGCCGTCAAAAGTATCGCCCAAGCCCTCTTTGATACGCTTTTTCACCGACTGCGGAGTGATGCCATGTTTTTCATTGTACTCCTGCTGAATGCGCCGACGACGATCCGTCTCATCCATGGCTTTTCTCATCGAATCGGTAATGCGATCCCCGTAAAGGATTACTTTGCCGTTCAAGTTACGAGCGGCACGGCCGATCGTTTGGATCAATGAACGCTCCGAGCGAAGGAAGCCCTCTTTGTCAGCATCGGTGATCCCCACAAGGCTCACCTCAGGGATATCCAAGCCCTCACGAAGCAAGTTGATCCCCACAAGCACATCAAACACACCTAAGCGCAAATCGCGCAGGATCTCAGTCCGCTCAACCGTGTCGATATCACTATGCAGGTATTTTACTTTTACGCCCAAAGATTCATAGTACTCGGTCAAATCTTCAGCGCTTCGTTTCGTGAGCGTTGTAATCAAAACACGCTCGCCTTTTGCAATGCGTGTGCGGCTCTCCGACAGCAAATCATCAACTTGATGACGGACCGGACGCACTTCAACCACAGGATCAATTAAACCCGTCGGACGAATGATCTGCTCAACGATCACGCCTTCAGATTTTTGGAATTCGTAATTCGCCGGGGTTGCCGACACATAGACGACTTTGTCCATCATGCGCTCAAATTCTTGAAAATTGAGTGGACGATTATCAAGTGCGCTCGGCAACCGAAAGCCGTGCTCCACCAGATTCATTTTACGGGCGCGGTCCCCACGGTACATCCCGCCGATTTGCGGTACAGTCACGTGCGACTCATCGATAAAGGTGACGAAGTTTTTCGGAAAGTATTCAAGCAGTGTCGGAGGCGGCTCCCCCGGTCCACGGCCTGTCATATGACGAGAATAGTTCTCGATCCCCTGACAGAAGCCCATTTGCTCGATCATCTCGATATCGTAATAAGTTCTTTGCTCAAGTCGCTGAGCCTCGAGCATCTTCAAATTTTTATTGAGATCAACAATCCTTTCGCGCAATTCCTCTTGAATTGTCTTAATCGCGCGTTTCATGTTCTCTTCACCAGTAACGTGGTGACTTCCGGGATAGATCCCGATCTGATCAAGCTCTTCAAGAACTTGGCCCGTTAATGGATCGATCCACGAAATTTTCTCGACGTAGTCACCGAAGAACTCAATACGCAATGCACGCTGCTCTTCGTAGGCCGGAAAGACCTCGACGATATCACCACGCACACGAATATTACCACGGGCGAAGTCGACATTGTTACGCGTGTATTGAATACGAATCAGCTCCCGCAAGAAATGAT
The sequence above is drawn from the Bdellovibrionales bacterium genome and encodes:
- the murJ gene encoding murein biosynthesis integral membrane protein MurJ — protein: MKKHAFLVGLGIFFSRIAGLVRERVFAHYFGNSDAGDAFKAALKIPNFLQNLFGEGVLSASFIPVYAQLLARKHDEDAAKVASVIGSLLFVMTSVLVLIGVFATPFLIDVIAPGFHGEKRELTIKIVQILFPGTGFLVMSAWCLGILNSHKKFFLSYVAPVIWNIAIIVSIIGWSQQDQFNLAITASYGLVAGSFLQFFVQFPFALKLGRKIRPSLSLQLQSVRTVVKNFIPVVFSRGVVQVSAYIDNMLASLLPTGAVSALAYAQTLYLLPVSLFGMSISVAELPAMSQATGTEEEIRSYLQKRLNGGLSQIAFFIVPSVVAFLVLGDLIVGAIFQTGVFDRDSTNYVWAVLAGSTVGLLASTLGRLYSSTFYSLKDTRTPLKFAFVRVFFTTILGVLCAFYLPGWLGVDPKWGTTGLTASAGLAGWIEFYMLRHTLNKKIGETGLSLSFQMKLWGVALASSAVAFGVKFMLNDFGHVILRAVIVLGIYGVLYFGLGYVFKIDQAASLVEKIKRRL
- the uvrC gene encoding excinuclease ABC subunit UvrC; the protein is MSQKFDELKELVKEYPTQSGVYLMKNSVDKIIYVGKAKNLRNRVRSYFTDSKDHTPKTRLLVQNINHIEYILTKTEVEAFLLEASLIKKHRPKYNIRLRDDKSYPYIRMTWNEDFPRLYLSRKVKKDGSLYFGPYTSGGAVFGTIRFLNRTFKIRDCTDAMFKSRKRPCMTHQIGRCTAPCVQYIASEDYRSEVEGALLFLKGKNKSVVKTMKAKMMQAAEEEKFEVAARLRDSIESIKSILQKQAVINDTSEKDQDAIGYFGDDRGCLIETLHVRQGRVLGTRSHFIPLLDVADVSSDPREWLVSFMNQYYEDNIIPDEVLLPTEIGSDLTKLMEAVLQERSGAKHNVVRFATDEKGRALVDMANENAKAHFEKYVSKSEEKIRGLDEIKEKFNLPVRPTRIECYDISNFQGAETVASQVVFEDGVPSKENYRRYKIKTVEGSNDFASMYEVLSRRFKHTEYDDPHLLVVDGGKGQLSQAMRILEEIGRKDIPVVGLAKARTESDFQAAEVSSTEERFFLPGRSNPVIFRNNSEALHILVGIRDEAHRFAITYHRKLRENTSLESELDFVVGLGEKRKKALLTHFKGVQELKEADPEEIAQLKGFNRVLAERVLLQLNESDEEHEDKTEE
- the uvrB gene encoding excinuclease ABC subunit UvrB; its protein translation is MAYKKSFQLKSEFKPSGDQPKAIADLVQNFKLGLNHQTLLGVTGSGKTFTMAHTIAQLNEPALVLAPNKTLAAQLYAEFKELFPNNAVEYFVSYYDYYQPEAYIPSTDTYIEKDSAINEQIDRMRHSATRSLFDRRDVIIVSSVSCIYGLGSPEAYEGMMVQVVANSELKRDHFLRELIRIQYTRNNVDFARGNIRVRGDIVEVFPAYEEQRALRIEFFGDYVEKISWIDPLTGQVLEELDQIGIYPGSHHVTGEENMKRAIKTIQEELRERIVDLNKNLKMLEAQRLEQRTYYDIEMIEQMGFCQGIENYSRHMTGRGPGEPPPTLLEYFPKNFVTFIDESHVTVPQIGGMYRGDRARKMNLVEHGFRLPSALDNRPLNFQEFERMMDKVVYVSATPANYEFQKSEGVIVEQIIRPTGLIDPVVEVRPVRHQVDDLLSESRTRIAKGERVLITTLTKRSAEDLTEYYESLGVKVKYLHSDIDTVERTEILRDLRLGVFDVLVGINLLREGLDIPEVSLVGITDADKEGFLRSERSLIQTIGRAARNLNGKVILYGDRITDSMRKAMDETDRRRRIQQEYNEKHGITPQSVKKRIKEGLGDTFDGSVGAHLVGGPEQKILGIAQRFGNEPDKIAKEIEKLRKKMKEYSANLEFEEAAKIRDEIKRLQIVDLNVRSGEVEKESADVQEGKKD